In one Bacillus thuringiensis genomic region, the following are encoded:
- a CDS encoding flagellar type III secretion system pore protein FliP: MRIKKQLSLLAVIFVFSIVFSIIFVNPAYAAPNGFINFENGKEFTSNSSVQLFALVTLLSLSSSIVLLFTHFTYFMIVLGITRQGLGVMNLPPNQVLVGLALFLSLFTMQPVLGQLKSDVWDPMTKEKITVSQAAETTAPIMKEYMSKHTYKHDLKMMLKVRGEELPKDLKDLSLFTLVPSFTLTQIQKGLLTGMFIYLAFVFIDLIISTLLMYLGMMMVPPMILSLPFKILVFVYLGGYTKIVDIMFKTVA; encoded by the coding sequence ATGAGAATAAAGAAACAGTTATCATTATTAGCCGTTATTTTCGTATTTTCTATCGTTTTTTCAATTATTTTTGTAAATCCAGCGTATGCAGCCCCGAACGGTTTTATTAATTTCGAAAATGGAAAAGAGTTTACGAGTAATTCAAGTGTACAACTATTTGCGCTCGTTACCCTTTTATCATTATCTTCTTCTATCGTTCTATTATTTACACATTTTACTTATTTTATGATCGTTCTAGGGATTACACGTCAAGGACTTGGGGTAATGAATTTACCACCAAACCAAGTGCTTGTTGGACTTGCATTATTTTTATCACTCTTTACGATGCAGCCTGTACTCGGGCAACTGAAGAGTGATGTGTGGGATCCGATGACGAAAGAGAAAATAACAGTAAGTCAAGCTGCGGAAACGACAGCTCCTATTATGAAAGAATATATGTCAAAGCATACGTATAAGCATGATTTAAAAATGATGCTGAAAGTACGCGGAGAAGAGTTGCCGAAAGATTTGAAAGATCTTTCACTATTTACGCTCGTACCATCCTTTACGTTAACGCAAATTCAAAAAGGTTTACTAACAGGGATGTTCATTTATTTAGCGTTTGTATTTATAGATTTGATTATTAGTACACTTTTAATGTACCTCGGGATGATGATGGTACCGCCGATGATTTTAAGTTTACCGTTTAAAATACTCGTTTTCGTATATTTAGGTGGATATACAAAAATCGTCGACATTATGTTTAAAACGGTCGCCTGA
- the fliN gene encoding flagellar motor switch protein FliN, translating to MKHEVSPVSLMGLEDFAGKRNEAGKAHIDTVSDISIELGVKLGKSSITLGDVKQLKVGDVLEVEKNLGHKVDVYLSNMKVGIGEAIVMDEKFGIIISEIEADKKQAALMKAQSQMQDKE from the coding sequence ATGAAGCATGAAGTATCTCCCGTGTCATTAATGGGATTAGAAGATTTTGCAGGAAAGCGAAATGAAGCAGGTAAAGCACATATCGATACTGTTTCAGATATTTCGATTGAACTTGGTGTAAAGCTTGGAAAGTCATCTATTACACTTGGTGATGTAAAGCAGTTAAAAGTTGGCGATGTTCTGGAAGTAGAGAAAAACTTAGGACATAAAGTAGATGTGTATTTAAGTAATATGAAAGTCGGCATCGGTGAAGCAATCGTAATGGACGAGAAATTCGGTATTATCATTTCTGAAATTGAAGCTGATAAGAAACAAGCGGCGCTTATGAAAGCGCAAAGTCAAATGCAAGATAAAGAGTAG
- a CDS encoding chemotaxis protein, with product MSQAQSILLESGTNELEIVTYTVGENLFSINVMKVREIINPFPVTTVPESHHAVEGVVQVRGEILPVINLAMALNLKSTKPLDQTKFIISELNQMKVIFRVDEVHRIQRISWEQIDEPASLSMGLEETTSGIVKLDGKIILLLDYEKIVCEISGTGYDNKSIAGLEQKTDRAEKVIYIAEDSAMLRQILEETLSSAGYTKMNFFSNGAEALAQIEKLAKEQGEKMFEHIHLLITDIEMPKMDGHHLTKVVKDSEVMNRLPVIIFSSLITNELFHKGEAVGANAQVSKPDIQELIGLVDKLVL from the coding sequence ATGTCACAAGCACAAAGTATTTTATTAGAAAGCGGAACAAATGAATTAGAAATTGTTACGTACACTGTTGGTGAAAACCTATTTAGTATTAATGTTATGAAAGTACGTGAAATCATTAATCCATTCCCTGTTACAACTGTGCCAGAATCTCATCATGCAGTTGAAGGTGTTGTTCAAGTACGTGGTGAAATTTTACCTGTTATTAACTTGGCAATGGCTCTTAATTTAAAGTCAACAAAGCCACTTGATCAAACGAAATTTATCATCTCAGAATTAAACCAAATGAAAGTTATTTTTCGCGTTGATGAAGTGCATCGTATTCAACGTATTTCGTGGGAACAAATTGATGAACCAGCTTCATTATCTATGGGACTAGAAGAAACGACATCTGGTATTGTAAAACTAGATGGAAAAATCATCTTACTATTAGATTATGAAAAAATTGTATGTGAAATTAGCGGCACTGGTTATGACAATAAATCAATTGCAGGATTAGAACAAAAAACAGATCGAGCTGAAAAAGTAATTTACATTGCAGAAGATTCAGCGATGCTTCGCCAAATATTAGAAGAAACATTATCATCAGCTGGATATACGAAAATGAACTTCTTCAGCAATGGTGCAGAAGCGTTAGCGCAAATTGAAAAATTAGCGAAAGAGCAAGGCGAAAAAATGTTTGAACATATTCACTTGCTAATTACGGATATTGAAATGCCAAAAATGGATGGACATCATTTAACGAAAGTGGTTAAGGATAGTGAAGTAATGAATCGTTTACCAGTCATTATTTTCTCTTCATTAATTACAAATGAATTATTCCATAAAGGTGAAGCTGTAGGAGCAAATGCTCAAGTAAGTAAGCCAGATATTCAAGAGCTAATTGGTTTAGTTGATAAGTTAGTGTTGTAA
- a CDS encoding flagellar biosynthetic protein FliR produces the protein MNMELWAATFFAFCRITSFLYFLPFFSGRSIPAMAKVTFGLGLSITVADQVDVSHIKTVWDVAAYAATQIVIGLSLSKIVEMLWNIPKMAGHILDFDIGLSQASLFDVNAGSQSTLLSTLFDMFFLIIFISLGGINYFVATILKSFQYTEAISKLLTTSFLDSLLATLLFAITSAVEIALPLMGSLFIINFVLILIAKNAPQLNVFMNAYVIKITCGILFIAMSVPMLGYVFKNMTDVLLEEYTKLFNFFLTK, from the coding sequence ATGAATATGGAATTATGGGCGGCGACGTTTTTTGCGTTTTGCCGCATTACTTCATTTTTATATTTTTTACCGTTTTTCTCAGGACGATCTATTCCAGCTATGGCGAAGGTTACATTTGGGCTCGGTCTGTCGATTACAGTTGCCGATCAAGTTGATGTTTCTCATATAAAGACGGTTTGGGATGTAGCTGCTTATGCAGCGACGCAAATTGTCATTGGATTATCTCTTTCAAAAATTGTAGAAATGCTGTGGAACATTCCGAAAATGGCTGGACATATTTTAGACTTTGATATCGGTTTATCACAGGCGAGTTTGTTTGATGTGAATGCAGGATCACAGTCTACTTTACTTTCAACACTTTTTGATATGTTCTTCCTCATTATTTTTATTTCACTTGGCGGCATTAATTATTTCGTTGCCACGATTTTAAAGTCGTTTCAATATACAGAGGCGATTTCAAAATTGCTGACGACTAGTTTTTTAGATAGTCTACTCGCAACGCTATTATTTGCGATCACATCAGCGGTTGAAATTGCTCTTCCGCTTATGGGAAGTTTATTCATCATTAACTTTGTTCTAATTTTAATTGCAAAAAACGCTCCGCAATTAAACGTTTTTATGAATGCATACGTAATTAAAATTACGTGCGGTATTTTGTTTATTGCGATGAGTGTACCGATGCTCGGTTATGTGTTTAAAAATATGACGGATGTATTACTTGAAGAGTATACGAAACTATTTAACTTTTTCTTAACGAAGTAG
- a CDS encoding flagellin, which translates to MRINTNINSMRTQEYMRQNQDKMNTSMNRLSSGKSINSAADDAAGLAIATRMRAKEGGLNVGARNTQDAMSALRTGDAALGSVSNILLRMRDLATQASSGTNNDKDIKSMNKEYQALAQEINHIADKTNFNGNAFLGGTGGKDITIQLSDASSDTMTIKAIQTKSITTDKLAVGTDPDDAVKNLTATTAATEITALDTAIQEIADARATFGSQLNRLDHNLNNVTSQATNMAASASQIEDADMAKEMSNMTKFKILNEAGISMLSQANQTPQMVSKLLQ; encoded by the coding sequence ATGAGAATTAATACAAATATTAATAGCATGCGTACTCAAGAGTACATGCGACAAAACCAAGACAAAATGAACACTTCTATGAACCGTTTATCTAGCGGTAAATCAATCAACAGTGCCGCTGACGATGCAGCTGGCTTAGCTATCGCTACTCGTATGCGTGCGAAAGAAGGCGGATTAAACGTTGGAGCACGTAACACACAAGACGCTATGTCTGCTTTACGCACTGGTGACGCTGCATTAGGTTCAGTTTCAAACATCTTACTTCGTATGCGTGATCTTGCAACACAAGCATCAAGCGGTACTAACAACGATAAAGATATCAAATCTATGAACAAAGAGTATCAAGCATTAGCACAAGAAATTAATCATATTGCTGACAAAACAAATTTCAATGGTAATGCATTTTTAGGTGGTACTGGTGGGAAGGATATCACAATTCAACTTTCTGATGCTTCAAGTGATACAATGACAATCAAAGCTATTCAAACAAAGTCTATAACAACTGATAAGTTAGCAGTTGGAACTGATCCCGATGATGCAGTTAAGAATTTAACTGCTACAACTGCAGCAACTGAAATCACAGCTCTTGACACTGCTATTCAAGAAATTGCTGACGCTAGAGCAACTTTCGGTTCTCAATTAAACCGTTTAGACCATAACTTAAACAACGTAACGAGCCAAGCTACTAATATGGCAGCTTCTGCTTCTCAAATTGAAGATGCTGATATGGCAAAAGAAATGTCTAACATGACAAAATTCAAAATTTTAAACGAAGCAGGCATCAGCATGCTTTCTCAAGCTAACCAAACTCCACAAATGGTTTCTAAATTATTACAATAA
- a CDS encoding flagellar motor switch protein FliN, with protein sequence MKLQDDIPLTIYFEIGNTKKKIEDLLHITKGTLYRLENSTKNTVRLMLENEEIGTGKILTKNGKMYVEIVELKR encoded by the coding sequence TTGAAATTACAAGATGATATTCCGTTAACAATTTATTTTGAAATCGGAAATACGAAAAAGAAAATTGAAGATCTGCTTCATATTACGAAAGGTACATTGTATCGTCTTGAAAATTCAACGAAAAATACGGTGCGTCTTATGCTTGAGAATGAAGAGATTGGAACCGGAAAGATTTTGACGAAGAATGGAAAGATGTACGTTGAAATCGTTGAATTGAAAAGGTAG
- the fliM gene encoding flagellar motor switch protein FliM, giving the protein MSGEKLSQEQIDALLKAVNEGEEMPAFAQEAGKQEKFQEYDFNRPEKFGVEHLRSLQAIASTFGKQTSQTLSARMRIPIELEPSTVEQVPFTSEYVEKMPKDYYLYCVIDLGLPELGEIVIEIDLAFVIYIHECWLGGDSKRNFTMRRPLTAFEFLTLDNIFLLLCKNLEQSFESVVAIEPKFVTTETDPNALKITTASDIISLLNVNMKTDFWNTTVRIGIPFLSVEEIMDKLTSENIVEHSSDKRKKYTSEVEMKVNQVYKPVHVAIGEQKMTMSEIEQIEEGDIIPLHTKVSDELLGYVDGKHKFNCFIGKDGTRKALLFKSFVE; this is encoded by the coding sequence ATGAGTGGCGAAAAATTAAGCCAAGAGCAAATTGATGCCCTGCTGAAGGCGGTAAATGAAGGCGAGGAAATGCCAGCTTTCGCACAAGAAGCAGGAAAGCAAGAGAAATTTCAAGAGTATGATTTTAATAGACCAGAGAAGTTCGGTGTTGAGCATTTACGTAGTTTGCAAGCGATTGCTTCTACGTTTGGAAAGCAGACGTCACAGACGTTATCAGCGCGTATGCGTATTCCAATTGAACTAGAACCTTCAACAGTTGAGCAAGTTCCATTTACGAGTGAATATGTGGAGAAAATGCCGAAAGATTATTATTTATATTGCGTAATTGATCTCGGTTTACCAGAGCTTGGAGAAATTGTTATTGAGATTGATTTAGCATTCGTTATTTATATTCATGAATGTTGGCTTGGCGGAGATAGTAAGCGTAACTTTACGATGCGCAGACCGTTAACAGCGTTTGAGTTTTTAACGCTTGATAATATATTCTTGCTTCTTTGTAAAAATTTAGAGCAATCATTTGAAAGTGTTGTTGCGATTGAACCGAAATTTGTAACGACGGAAACAGATCCGAATGCATTAAAGATTACGACAGCGAGCGATATCATTTCATTACTTAACGTAAATATGAAAACAGATTTTTGGAATACGACGGTGCGTATCGGAATTCCATTCTTATCTGTTGAAGAAATTATGGATAAGTTAACGTCTGAAAATATTGTCGAACATTCTTCAGACAAGCGTAAAAAGTATACGTCTGAAGTGGAAATGAAAGTAAATCAAGTGTACAAACCTGTTCACGTTGCAATTGGTGAGCAGAAAATGACAATGAGTGAGATTGAACAAATTGAAGAAGGCGATATTATTCCGCTTCATACGAAAGTTTCGGATGAATTACTTGGTTATGTAGATGGAAAGCATAAATTTAATTGTTTTATTGGAAAAGATGGAACGCGTAAGGCGCTCCTATTTAAAAGTTTTGTAGAGTAG
- a CDS encoding flagellar biosynthetic protein FliQ, which yields MNTSPIIDIFQTFFYKGVMILMPVAGVSMIVVIIIAVIMAMMQIQEQTLTFLPKMASIVLVIIILGPWMFQELTTLILDLFDKIPSLLRSY from the coding sequence ATGAATACGTCACCAATTATAGATATTTTTCAAACCTTTTTTTATAAAGGGGTTATGATTTTAATGCCGGTTGCCGGCGTAAGTATGATTGTCGTTATTATCATCGCTGTCATTATGGCGATGATGCAAATTCAAGAGCAAACGCTGACGTTTTTACCGAAAATGGCGAGTATTGTCCTCGTTATTATCATTTTAGGTCCGTGGATGTTCCAAGAGTTAACGACGCTTATTTTAGATTTATTTGATAAAATCCCATCGCTATTGCGTTCGTACTAA
- a CDS encoding DNA-binding domain-containing protein produces MYHHTAINVLGLLQNMSNNKMNDMQLEAELKKIEKEFQVKYEELVDLHNRMVLFQIDIEKNGGMRAYEKSAITWLKSELELLYEVYQFCQRHGLNILNISKYLSKNELNLFPKTESQLQNTYYKLKKREIPFENIEKQKPGRKRKYIPVKETIVARKQENEYELKEEIQHKEDEKNLVTVISGIVDNFETINQCSERKEDELHQFMEGIYKLSSMAAGRSREAKNTRSLEGELQSLQLENERLKGEKEELVQDIKGMTQLLIHFITSSDIDQIRKLPTFVQDCKMELHKLGLYNAQDGKMKIMVDRSGQVMTVTQ; encoded by the coding sequence ATGTATCACCACACAGCAATTAATGTATTAGGTCTTTTACAAAACATGTCAAATAATAAAATGAACGATATGCAACTAGAAGCGGAATTAAAAAAAATAGAAAAAGAATTCCAAGTAAAGTATGAAGAGTTAGTTGATTTACATAATAGAATGGTATTATTTCAAATAGATATAGAAAAAAATGGCGGGATGCGAGCATATGAAAAATCAGCAATTACATGGCTGAAGTCTGAACTAGAGCTACTGTATGAAGTGTATCAATTTTGTCAACGTCACGGTTTAAACATTTTAAATATTTCAAAATACTTAAGTAAAAATGAACTAAATCTTTTTCCAAAAACAGAAAGTCAATTGCAAAATACGTATTATAAATTGAAAAAACGTGAAATACCGTTTGAAAATATTGAAAAACAAAAACCAGGACGAAAGCGAAAATATATACCAGTAAAAGAGACAATCGTTGCAAGAAAACAAGAAAACGAGTACGAATTAAAAGAAGAAATCCAGCATAAAGAGGATGAAAAAAATCTTGTAACAGTTATATCTGGTATCGTTGATAACTTTGAAACAATTAATCAATGTAGTGAAAGGAAAGAAGACGAACTACATCAGTTTATGGAAGGTATTTATAAGCTTTCTAGCATGGCAGCAGGGCGTTCTAGAGAAGCAAAGAATACACGTAGTCTAGAAGGTGAATTGCAGTCGTTACAACTGGAAAATGAAAGGCTAAAAGGAGAGAAAGAAGAGCTTGTACAAGATATTAAAGGTATGACGCAGCTTTTAATTCATTTCATTACAAGTTCGGATATTGATCAAATACGTAAATTACCAACTTTCGTACAAGATTGTAAAATGGAATTACATAAACTAGGTCTATATAATGCACAAGACGGTAAAATGAAAATAATGGTTGACCGTAGCGGACAAGTTATGACGGTAACACAGTAA
- a CDS encoding lytic transglycosylase domain-containing protein — MLVGNIVKEVLAYKKGQIQQKLSSPQAFVSSRFQEKLQSEPVKETKATTQPAKVEDMSQPVQSTKIETVVNKPEQSINKVDEASKPEEKGETKKADEVQVAQKEFERRFPETKNEAADTWGLTKKYNIQKIRSSNEGKYEDIIDRVSRTYGIPKTLIQKMIEVESNFNPKTVSHAGAMGLMQLMPANVKEMGVKNPFSPAESIEGGVKELSGYLKKNNGDLVLALASYNAGPGNVRKYGGVPPFKETQGYIKKILNIDVSK; from the coding sequence ATGTTAGTTGGAAATATAGTAAAAGAAGTGCTTGCATATAAAAAAGGACAAATTCAGCAAAAGCTAAGTAGTCCACAAGCATTTGTTAGTAGTCGTTTTCAAGAAAAGTTGCAGAGTGAACCTGTGAAGGAGACGAAGGCTACTACGCAACCGGCAAAAGTAGAAGATATGAGTCAGCCGGTACAATCTACGAAAATAGAAACGGTTGTTAATAAGCCGGAACAATCTATTAATAAAGTAGATGAAGCGAGTAAGCCCGAAGAAAAGGGTGAAACGAAGAAAGCAGATGAAGTGCAAGTTGCGCAAAAAGAGTTTGAACGACGTTTCCCAGAAACGAAAAATGAGGCTGCTGATACGTGGGGATTAACGAAGAAGTATAATATTCAAAAAATACGTTCTTCCAATGAAGGGAAGTATGAGGATATTATTGATCGTGTAAGTCGTACATATGGAATTCCGAAAACGTTAATTCAAAAAATGATTGAAGTAGAGTCTAATTTTAATCCGAAAACGGTGTCACATGCAGGTGCGATGGGTCTTATGCAGCTTATGCCAGCGAATGTGAAGGAGATGGGTGTGAAGAATCCCTTTTCACCAGCTGAAAGTATTGAAGGTGGCGTGAAAGAGTTAAGCGGTTATTTAAAGAAAAATAACGGCGACTTAGTATTGGCACTTGCTTCTTATAATGCTGGTCCTGGCAATGTGAGAAAGTACGGAGGCGTACCGCCATTTAAAGAAACGCAAGGATATATTAAAAAAATATTAAATATCGACGTTTCAAAATAA
- a CDS encoding flagellin produces MRINTNINSMRTQEYMRQNQDKMNTSMNRLSSGKSINSAADDAAGLAIATRMRAKEGGLNVGARNTQDAMSALRTGDAALGSVSNILLRMRDLATQASSGTNNDKDIASMDKEYQALAQEIDHIADKTNFNGNAFLNKGTDGKDITIQLSDASSDTMTIAAIETKKLTTATLAVGTGKALDATTAADEITKLDDAIQNIADARATFGSQLNRLDHNLNNVTSQATNMAASASQIEDADMAKEMSNMTKFKILNEAGISMLSQANQTPQMVSKLLQ; encoded by the coding sequence ATGAGAATTAATACAAACATTAACAGCATGCGTACTCAAGAGTACATGCGACAAAACCAAGACAAAATGAACACTTCTATGAACCGTTTATCTAGCGGTAAATCAATCAACAGTGCAGCTGACGATGCAGCTGGCTTAGCTATCGCTACTCGTATGCGTGCGAAAGAAGGCGGATTAAACGTTGGAGCACGTAACACACAAGACGCTATGTCTGCTTTACGCACTGGTGACGCTGCATTAGGTTCAGTTTCAAACATCTTACTTCGTATGCGTGATCTTGCAACACAAGCATCAAGCGGTACTAACAACGATAAAGATATCGCATCTATGGACAAAGAGTATCAAGCATTAGCACAAGAAATTGATCATATTGCTGACAAAACAAATTTCAATGGTAATGCATTTTTAAATAAAGGTACTGATGGTAAAGATATCACGATTCAACTTTCTGATGCTTCAAGTGATACAATGACAATCGCAGCTATTGAAACAAAGAAATTAACAACCGCTACTTTAGCAGTAGGAACAGGTAAGGCTTTAGATGCTACAACTGCAGCAGATGAAATCACAAAACTTGACGATGCTATTCAAAATATTGCTGACGCTAGAGCAACTTTCGGTTCTCAATTAAACCGTTTAGACCATAACTTAAACAACGTAACGAGCCAAGCTACTAATATGGCAGCTTCTGCTTCTCAAATTGAAGATGCTGATATGGCAAAAGAAATGTCTAACATGACAAAATTCAAAATTTTAAACGAAGCAGGCATCAGCATGCTTTCTCAAGCTAACCAAACTCCACAAATGGTTTCTAAATTATTACAATAA
- a CDS encoding flagellin, which translates to MRINTNINSMRTQEYMRQNQDKMNTSMNRLSSGKSINSAADDAAGLAIATRMRAKEGGLNVGARNTQDAMSALRTGDAALGSVSNILLRMRDLATQASSGTNNDKDIASMDKEYQALAQEINHIADKTNFNGNAFLNKGTNPGEGKDITIQLSDASSDTMTIAAIETKKLTTDTLAIATDGTKKLDATTAAGEITKLDNAIQNIADARATFGSQLNRLDHNLNNVTSQATNMAASASQIEDADMAKEMSNMTKFKILNEAGISMLSQANQTPQMVSKLLQ; encoded by the coding sequence ATGAGAATTAATACAAATATTAATAGTATGCGTACTCAAGAGTACATGCGACAAAACCAAGACAAAATGAATACATCTATGAACCGTTTATCTAGCGGTAAATCAATCAACAGTGCCGCTGACGATGCAGCTGGCTTAGCTATCGCTACTCGTATGCGTGCAAAAGAAGGCGGATTAAACGTTGGAGCACGTAACACACAAGACGCTATGTCTGCTTTACGCACTGGTGACGCTGCATTAGGTTCAGTTTCAAACATCTTACTTCGTATGCGTGATCTTGCAACACAAGCATCAAGCGGTACTAACAACGATAAAGATATTGCATCTATGGACAAAGAGTATCAAGCATTAGCACAAGAAATTAATCATATTGCTGACAAAACAAATTTCAATGGTAACGCATTTTTAAATAAAGGCACTAATCCTGGTGAAGGTAAAGATATCACGATTCAACTTTCTGATGCTTCAAGTGATACAATGACAATCGCAGCTATCGAAACAAAGAAATTAACAACTGATACTCTAGCAATAGCAACTGATGGAACAAAGAAATTAGATGCTACAACTGCAGCAGGTGAAATCACAAAACTTGACAATGCTATTCAAAATATTGCTGACGCTAGAGCAACTTTCGGTTCTCAATTAAACCGTTTAGACCATAACTTAAACAACGTAACGAGCCAAGCTACTAATATGGCAGCTTCTGCTTCTCAAATTGAAGATGCTGATATGGCAAAAGAAATGTCTAACATGACAAAATTCAAAATTTTAAACGAAGCAGGCATCAGCATGCTTTCTCAAGCTAACCAAACTCCACAAATGGTTTCTAAATTATTACAATAA
- the flhB gene encoding flagellar type III secretion system protein FlhB has product MAKDNKTEKATPQKRKKSREEGNIARSKDLNNLFSILVLAVVVYFFGDWLGYEIANSVAVLFDQIGKNTDSTEYFYLMGILLLKVSAPILILVYAFHLFNYMIQVGFLFSSKVIKPKASRINPKNYFTRMFSRKSLVDILKSLFYMGLIGYVAYVLFKKNLEKIVSMIGFNWTASLTEIIRQIKFIFLAILIILIVLSIIDFIYQKWEYEQDIKMKKEEVKQEHKDNEGDPQVKGKRKNFMHAILQGTIAKKMDGATFIVNNPTHISVVLRYNKHVDAAPIVVAKGEDELALYIRTLAREQEIPMVENRPLARSLYYQVEEDETIPEDLYVAVIEVMRYLIQTNELEV; this is encoded by the coding sequence ATGGCAAAGGATAATAAAACAGAAAAGGCCACCCCGCAGAAGCGTAAAAAATCGCGTGAAGAAGGGAATATTGCCCGGAGTAAAGATTTAAATAATTTATTTTCCATTCTCGTATTAGCAGTTGTCGTTTATTTCTTCGGAGATTGGCTAGGGTATGAGATTGCGAATTCCGTAGCGGTGCTGTTTGATCAAATTGGAAAAAATACAGATTCAACCGAGTATTTTTATTTAATGGGGATTTTATTACTGAAAGTATCGGCTCCGATATTAATACTCGTATACGCTTTTCATTTATTCAATTATATGATTCAAGTCGGGTTCCTATTTTCTTCTAAAGTCATTAAACCGAAAGCATCACGTATTAATCCGAAAAACTATTTCACGAGAATGTTTAGTCGTAAAAGTTTAGTAGATATTTTGAAATCACTGTTTTATATGGGATTAATCGGTTACGTCGCTTACGTTCTTTTTAAAAAGAATTTAGAGAAAATCGTGAGCATGATTGGATTTAACTGGACTGCGTCACTTACTGAAATTATTAGGCAAATTAAATTTATTTTCTTAGCAATTTTAATTATTTTAATCGTTCTTTCTATTATTGATTTCATTTATCAAAAATGGGAGTACGAGCAAGATATTAAGATGAAAAAAGAAGAAGTGAAACAAGAGCATAAAGATAATGAAGGGGACCCGCAAGTAAAAGGGAAACGAAAAAACTTTATGCATGCAATCTTGCAAGGAACAATTGCGAAGAAGATGGATGGCGCAACGTTTATTGTAAACAACCCGACTCATATTTCGGTCGTACTTCGTTACAATAAACACGTTGATGCAGCACCAATTGTCGTTGCAAAAGGGGAAGATGAGCTCGCGTTATATATACGAACGCTTGCCCGTGAACAAGAAATACCAATGGTGGAAAACCGTCCGCTTGCTCGTTCTTTATATTATCAAGTCGAGGAAGATGAGACGATTCCAGAAGATTTATACGTAGCTGTAATTGAAGTTATGCGCTATTTAATTCAGACGAACGAACTTGAAGTATAA